Part of the Bacteroidota bacterium genome is shown below.
GTAAAGTTCAACCGTGCTGTTGTTAGCAGTGAAGGTTGCATTGTTCACCCAATCCTGTTCCACATGGTAAGTTCCGTTTCCGTGCATCACGGAATTATTATTCAGCGTTACATTTCCCTTGCTGGGAAAAGTAGAATTAAGCGTAACGCGCATGTCCCCGTTATGCTCAAGGTCTCCGTTGGAGGTGGATGAGTTGTTTTCTAATCCACCATTAATCTGAATAACAGATGTGGGACCTGTCCAGATGGTAGCCCCGTTGTTGTAAAAAATCTGCGCGAACAACAGACATGGCGATGTGATGAAAAAGGCGAGTAGAGTAGATATTTTCATTCACTGTAAATTTTAGTTGCCTGTTTTGTTTCATGAAGCAACAAAGATATACTAAAATATCTTTGAACGCATAAAGAATTTTTAGATGTATTTGAACAATGTAAAACCCTTATTTTTACCTGCATTTACCATTAAGACGTAAAAGATAGCAATATGGTTGCACTAAAAGCCAAAAAAATATTCAACAATGACTTCTTTTCTCTGGTATATGATATTTGCAGGGAGATTCCGAGAGGAAAAGTGACATCTTACGGAGCCATTGCTAACTATCTTGGTTCTGCAAAGTCTGCGCGCATGGTGGGCTGGGCGATGAATGCTGCCGGCTCGCAGAAAAAATTTGTTCCGGCACACCGCGTTGTAAACCGCAACGGAGAACTCACCGGGAAAATTCATTTCGGACATCCTAAACTCATGCAGAAACTTTTAGAGAAGGAAGGAATAAAAGTGAAGAACGATACGGTTGTGAACTTTAAAAAACACTTCTGGGATCCGGCAGAGAATTTGAATCTATAAAGAAAAAAAGAAGCCGCCTCAGTTTTTGAAGCGGCTTCTTGCTTCCAGGGTTTATCTTGATATTATTAATCTTCTCTTCTCACTATTCTTATCATCATTAATTGTGAGAATGTAAATTCCTTCGTTGAAAGAAGAAACATCCATGCTGATAGTGTTTGCTCCTTCGGCTGCGGAATATTTTTTATCCATCACCATTCTGCCGAGCATATCCATCACTGATATTTTCATATCAACGCCTGCTTCCACAGAGAATGTGAGGGATACATCGCTTGAAGCAGGGTTGGGATAAACAGCCAGGTTCGTGATAAAATATTCAGGCGCAGAAAAATCTTCCATCATTCGCGAGCCGCTTGATTTTGCTGCGGTGGAAGAGAAAACCATTTTTATATTCGGGCGGTTGTAAGATTGAGTTCCTGTTGTATTTCCGCAAACGCCCGCGCTTCCCGCATCGGCTCTGTAATACAAAGTTCTGTAAGAAGAAGTGGCCGTGTATTGAACATACGAGTTGGAAGTGTAAGAACTGTTGCTCCAGCAAATTTCAACCAGCAGGTTATCCGTTCCGTTATACTGAAACGCGGTGGAGAAATTATAGGTGTTCCATGCGCTCGCAGTGACAACCGGATTTCCGGAATAAACTGTGGTCATGTTGCTTGAACTCAAAAACGAAGAACTTCCGAATGAAGTTGCCGTAGTATGTCTCACTCTGATTGTAAATCCATTCATGATTTGTCCGCTTGAACTTGTTGCATAAAACGCAAGCGACTTAATATATGAATTGGAAGAAGTAAATCCTGCCGCTGCGAGTTCGCTTTGCGTTAAAATGTATTGCACTCTTTCATCCATATAATAGGTGCCGTATGGATTTGCGTAAACTGTTCCTGTTCCTGTTCCAACCTGAACGGTGTTTGAAGTGGAAGTGGAAGAACCCGAAGTGGTGAAGTAAGAAGAAGCGGAAAAACTTCCCGTCACCGAACAAACCGCCTGCACCTGGAATTCATATTGCGTGGAAGCAGAAAGCCCGCTCACGCTTTTTGAAGTGGAAGTGGAAGTTGTATTCGTCCATGTAGAAGATGAAGTGGGTTTATATTTTACATTGTAAGAACTTGCACCGCTCACGCTTCCCCAGTTCAATGTTGCGCTGGAAGATGTGATGGAAGTTGCAGAAAGTGCCGAAGGCAGTCCGCAGGAAGAAGAACTTCCTGTAGTGATGTTGATGGAATAATCTTCCACCTCTCCGTAATTATAACTTCCGCAGGAAGAAGAAATCGGGCTGTCGCTCATCATCACTCTCATGCGAACCGTTCCGGTTATCGCAGCGGAAGGAATCGTGAACGAACCGCTCACCGTGGAAGAACTTCCCGAAGAAGTATAAACATCCTCGCCTGCATCAGAAAAATCCATGTTGTTGTTGTAGTCAATATACACTTTGAAATATTCGGTGTAAGATGAACTAACAAAACCCGGCTTCAGAGAAATTGTGTAAGCAGAACTTTTCGCAAGTGAAGTGGAAGTGCTTGTATAGTTTGCATAGCCACCGCTTGTGGCACCGGTTGTATTGTTAATCGTATTCAGCGTAACATTGTTTATATATTCATACGCAACCGAATTTCCATTTGCGGAACAATACGCAGGAGTTGAACTTCCTCCGCATCCGCCAGAAGAAAGAATGCTTACGCGTGCGCCTGAAGTTCCAAACAACGCGCGCATTCTTGATTTCTGCCCGAGTGAAAACATATTCATGCATCCGTCATCGGTATAATCCATATAGTTCATGAACATATCACCGTTCGAACCGTTCGAACAAGTTGTATGAGGAAATCCAGGGCATCCATAGTTTGAAGTTTGCTGCGTGGGAGTATCGCTCACCAAATCATCTCCGCAATTTGCATCGCCCCAGATGTGGTGAAGGTTGAACCAGTGGCCGACTTCGTGGGTGGCGGTTCTTCCCAAATCATACGGAGCGCCCGCGCTTCCGCCTCTTCCGAAATACTGATAGTTAATCACAACTCCATCGGTTGCACTCGCTCCTCCTGGAAATTGCGCGTAGCCGAGCAAACCACCACCGAGATTACAAACCCAAAGATTCAGATAAGAAGAAGCGGGCCATGCATCATCTCCGCCCGAAGAAGAATATTTTACTTTATCATCATCAATAAAAGAAGTGCTCGAAGTGCTCTTCCTTATTATACCGGTGGTTGCGCCACCGCTGGGAGAAACGGTTGCAAGGCAAAATTCGATTTCAGCATCGGCAGCAACGGAAGAAAACGCAGAGGGAGTATTTGATTTGTCCGCATTCAACCTTCTGTAGTCCTCATTCAAAACGGTAATTTGTGATTGAACTTGTGCATCGGTAATGTTTTGCGAAGAAGTATTATATACTATATGTACCACCACAGGAATTTTGTAAATCGTTCCGTTTGTAATGGGGTCATTGCCTTTCATTATGGAAGAAGAAGAAATCAAATCGCGCGTTTGCTTTTCGATTTCGCTCATGCGCACTTCCAATTCAGGGTCAAGCGCTTTCAGCCGTTCAAGGTTTTCCATCGTGCCGCATTTGCGCACAACTTGTCCGTCAGACAGGCGGGCTTGCGAATGCGCGGAAAGGAAAGAGGCAAATAACGCTGTAACCAAAATTGTTCTCATGGCGAATGAGTGTAATCTGTTTTTCATAGGGAGATGAATTAGAGATTGTTGTTTTTGATTTTTCACGGAATTAAATTTCGCTGAGCGAATGTATACCCTGTGTTATGTTTTGTCAAGCAACTTCTTAATTATTTTTTAACTTTGATAAAATTCAATAGTAAATTCCGTAAAATATAATATTACAGAATAATATTCTGATTTCATAAAATTACTTCTCCTTATCACTTATTCTGAAAACTTTAACTTGACATATATTTTATTTGGTGTATGTTTGCAGCATAAAACCATTTGCCTATGATTAAACTCGATTCAATTGATTTGAAAATTCTTAAGACCTTGCAGGAAGACGGCAGGATTGCCAATATTGATTTGTCGAATAAGATTAACCTCTCCCCCGCTCCAACATTAGAAAGAGTAAAAAAACTGGAGCGGGCTGGTATAATAAAAGGGTACCGCGCAGAACTGGATACCTATCAATTAGGTTTCGGAACGGAAACTTTCATGCTTGTTTCACTTGCCTTCAATCAGCAGAATGCAATTGATAATTTTACACAAGGTATCGGAAAGATCAGCGAGGTGGTGGAGTGTTACCAGGTAACAGGCGCATCGGATTTTATTTTGAGAATCCTTGTCAAAGACATTAATGCCTATGAAGTATTAGTGCGGGAAAAACTTTCGCTAATCAAAGAAATCACAAACATGCAAACAATGGTGATTATGTCCATCATAAAAAAGACGCGGGTTTTTATTGACGATAAAAAATAGAATAAATATTTCTCTCAGCCATTAAGAATTGGCTTTCTCATATATGCAAAATGAAAATGAAAATTTATTCTTTTCATCTGCGTTCACATCTTTTTTAGAAACAAGTTTCCATTTTGTTTCATCCAGCCCGGGGAAATAAACATCTCCTTCGAATGAATTATAGATTCTTGTGTAGTAAATTTTATCGGCAATATCTAATGCTTGATTGAAAATTTCCGCGCCACCGATAATAAATACTTCAGATTCATTTTTCTTTCGTGCTTCATTTAATCCTTCCTCGATTGAATTTACCACAATGCAACCTTCCGCTTTAAAATCTTTCTGACGAGTTACAATAATATTTGTTCTTCCTTCGAGCGGACGGTACTTCAACGGAATGGAGTCATAATTTTTTCTTCCCATGATAACGCAATGCCCCATCGTAACATCGCGGAAATATTTCATGTCAGTCGGTAAATGCCATGGCAATGCATTATTTTTTCCGATGACTCCATTCTCTGCAACAGCAACTATCAAAGAAATAATCATTGGTTAGCTTTCGTATTTTTCGTACCGTTTCGCTTTTCGAAGATTTATGCGTAAGCAATGTTGGAAGTAAAAGTGTCTTCACTCGAGTGCATCATATCAAGTTCCCATCCTTGTGGGAAAGGAGCTTCCAACAGAGCACCGCGAAGCATGTTCGGATACATTTCCGCGTATGTTTGAATCTGGCTCGCGCTGATCCTCCTATATATAAAGGAACGGTGCAAATGTTTGGGGTGGTCAATTCCTGAAGCCGACATCAACTCCACAGCGCTCTTCACCGTTTCGTTATGAAAATTTTTCACGCGAACTTTTTTATCGTTCACATCCAACCCTTTCATCAGGTTCGGGTCTTGTGTCGCAACGCCTGTCGGACAAGTATTGTGGTTGCATTCCAGCGCCTGAATGCATCCGAGCGCAAGCATCATCGCGCGCGCGCAGTTGCACATATCCGCACCGAGCGAAAGATTTTTTACAATATCAAAACCCGATGAAACTTTTCCCGAGGCAATGATTCGAATGTGACGCTTCAACGCAAAACCATTCAGCGCATCGTGCACAAAGGCAAGCGCATCGCGCAGCGGCATTCCCACATAATTGGAAAACTCAAGCGGAGCAGCGCCTGTTCCTCCTTCGCCTCCATCCACCGTAATGAAATCAGGAAAAATATTTGTCTTCACCATCGCTTTGCAAATAGCGATGAACTGAGATTTTCTTCCAACGCAAAGTTTGAAGCCGATGGGTTTTCCTCCTGAAAGTTCGCGAAGTTGTTTTATAAAGTGCATCATCTCGATCGGAGTTTTGAAAGCAGTATGAAATGGCGGAGAAATTACATCCTTGCCCATTTCAACGTGACGGATCTCTGCAATCTCTTTTGTAACTTTTGCTGCCGGAAGAATTCCTCCGTGTCCGGGCTTTGCTCCCTGAGAAAGTTTTATCTCAATCATTTTTACGCTAGGATTCGCAGCGCGCTCGGCAAATTTTTCAGGATTAAATCCTCCATCTCTGTTCCTGCAACCGAAATATCCGGTGCCGATTTGCCAGATGATATCTCCGCCCGGCTGCAAATGATACGGACTCAATCCTCCTTCGCCCGTGTTGTGAGCGAAGTTTCCAAGTTTTGCTCCGCCATTCAAAGCCATGATCGCGTTTTTACTCAGCGAACCAAAACTCATAGCGGAAACATTCAGGATGCTTGCTGAGTACGGCTGCTTGCAATCCGGTCCGCCAACAATTACACGAGGATCCATATCTGCTTTGTGTCCGTCAAGCGGAATGATGGAATGATTCAGCCATTCGTAACCGACTTCATACACATTCAACTGCGTTCCAAACGGAGTGGTGTCATTAACTTTTTTCGCGCGCTGATAAATTACATTTCTGCTCAGGCGATTGAAAGGAGTTCCATCCGTGTCCGATTCAATAAAGTACTGATAAATTTTCGGGCGCATCCACTCCGCCCACCAGCGCATTCTTCCTATGACAGGGTAATTTCTTTTCAGCGTATGGGAAGTTTGCGTGATATCCATTATTCCAACCACAATAAAGGGAACAGTGAAAATTAATGACCACACAAACGGATGCCAGAAATAAGTTGCAACCGCTGATACAATTAATATTCCGATTGCCCAGTTTATAAATGTTTTCATAGAAATATAATTTGTGAAGCGAAGTTAATCGGAAAGTTAAAATGCCAATATACTAATTGATACTAATGATACAAATAACGAATAATACAAATGGCTGTTATTTGTATTATTCGTTTCATTGGTATTCATTCGTATATTGGCATTAGACTGCTACTGCCCCTTTGATGTGCGGATGCGGATTATAATTCTCAATCGTAAAATCCCAGTACTTGAATCCGAAAATATCTTTCACGGCAGGATTTATTTTCATCTGAGGAAGCGGACGAAAATCCCGCGAGAGCTGAAGATTCACTTGCTCCATGTGGTTGGAATAAATATGCGCATCGCCAAAAGTGTGAATGAATTCCCCTAGTTTCAAATCGCAAACCTGAGCGACCATCATAGTAAGCAAAGCGTACGAAGCAATGTTAAAAGGAACGCCCAGAAAAATATCCGCGCTGCGCTGATAGAGCTGGCAACTTAACTTTCCGTCTAAAACATAAAACTGAAAAAACGTATGACAAGGCGGGAGTTTCATTTTATCAATGTCCGCCACATTCCACGCGCTCACGATTAACCTGCGCGAATCCGGATTCTTTTTTATCTGCTCGATAACATTTTTTATCTGGTCAATATGTTTTCCATCAGGCGTTGGCCAGTTTCTCCATTGAGAACCATACACAGGCCCTAGGTTTCCGTTCGCATCCGCCCATTCATCCCAAATGCCTACACCGTTATCTTTCAAATATTTTATGTTCGTGTCGCCTTTCAGAAACCAAAGCAGCTCGTGAATGATAGATTTTGTGTGAACCTTTTTTGTGGTGAGCAGAGGAAATCCTTCGTTCAAATCAAACCTCATCTGGTAACCGAAAATGCTGATGGTGCCCGTGCCAGTGCGGTCAGATTTTTTTGTGCCGTGAGCGAGCACGTAGTGCATTAAGCCATGATACTGTTTCATTGTTAATCTTTCGTAGGCGAAATTAAATAAATTTGCTCAAAATGTTTTTGCTCCTTGTCCTACTTATGAAATTATTTTAACATCGCATCATAAACAAAATATCTAATCTATCTCAAATGAAAATCCTCAAAAAAATCCTCAAGTGGCTCGGCATTGTTTTGCTGTTGCTCATCATCTTTATTATTGTTGCGCCTTTTATTTTCAAGGATAAAATTATTGCCATAGCAAAAGAAGAAGCAAACAAGCAACTCAATGCCAAAGTTGATTTCGGAAATTTCGATTTAACACTTTTCAAAAGTTTTCCTTATTTCTCATTGAGCATAGAGAATGTCAGCGTTGCCAATATTGGAGAGTTTGCCGGAGACACGCTTATGTCAGTAAAAAATCTTTCCGCTACTGTGGATTTAATGAGCGTGATTAAAGGCGAGCAGTATAAAATCCGCGGAGTTCTTCTCGACAATCCCCGCATTCACGCCATCGTTCTCTCCAACGGAAAAGCAAACTGGGATATTACAAAACCATCTGCACCTTCAACGCCTACTGCACCAAGTGAGCCGACTAAATTCAAAATGAGTTTGAAGAAACTTGAAATTAAAAACGCACACATTGTTTACGATGATGCTTCAATGGGAATGTATTCTGCTCTGGAAAATTTTAATTACACCATGAGCGGAGATTTCACGCAGGATAATTTCACCATGGAAAACAACCTGAGCATTGACCAAAGCACTGTGAAATACGCGGGCATTCCTTACCTGAACAAAGTGAAAATATTTATGATAGCGGATGTGAACGCTGACATGCCAAATTTCAAATTTACATTCAATCAGGATAAAATTTCTCTGAACGAACTCACGCTCGGCATAGATGGTTTCTTCGCCATGCCTGGAAAAGATATGAATATGGATCTTAAATTCAAAGCATATCAAACTGAATTCAAAAATATTCTCTCACTCGTTCCCGCTGTGTACACAAAAGATTTTTCTACTGTGAAAACTTCCGGTAAATTTTCTCTCGATGCTTTTGCGAAAGGAATCTATGGAGAAAAGAAAATGCCTGCCTTCGGTGCTCAACTAAAAATTGATGACGCCATGTTCCAGTATCCTTCGCTGCCGAAAGCGGTGAAAGATATTGCGATTGATGTTGCGGTGAATAATTCTGACGGAGTTCCCGATCACACTGTCACTGACATAAAAAAATTTCACATGGAGATGGCGGATAATCCGGTTGATATTGTAATGCATATTGAAACTCCCGTGAGCGACCCGAATATTGCAGGAACAATTATGGGGAAAATAAATCTTGCAACGGTGAAAGATGTTGTGCCGATGGAAGGAAGTGATTTAAATGGAAACGTAACTGCCGATGTGAAACTCAAAGGAAAAATGTCGAGCATTCAAAAACAAAAGTATGACGAGTTCCAGATGGAAGGGCAAATCATTATGATGGATATGCATTACAAGAGCAAAGATTTCCCGCAGGGAATGAATATCAAAAGCATGACGCTGAATTTTTCTCCGCAATTTGTTGAACTGCGCGGCTTCGACAGCAAGATTGGCAAGAGCGACATACAAGCGAACGGAATGGTGGAAAATATTTTGCAGTATGTTTTACAGGATTCGCTTCTGCAGGGAACTTTCTCTATGAAGTCATCGCTGCTCGATTTGAATGAATTCATGCAGCCCTCCTCTGCTCCAACTGCGAGCGCAACACCGGACACTTCTCATCTCAGCGTGATTGAAGTTCCGAAGAACATTGACTTCATTCTGAAATCTTCGTTCGGAAAAATTATCTATGATAAAATTGAAATCACCAATGCGGAAGGAAGCATTCTCGTGAATAAAGGCGAAGTGAAAATGAATAATCTCAAGATGAACTTAATGAAAGGAAGCATGGTGATGAATGGAATTTACGGTACACAAAATCCCAAATTGCCGAAGGTGAATTTCGATTTGAACATTTCCGATTTTGATATTCCCATGACGTTTCACTATTTCAACACGGTGCAGAAACTTGCGCCCGTTGCGAAATACACTACAGGAAAATTTTCCACGCAGTTAAAATATACTTCCAACCTTGACGCGCACATGATGCCCGACATGAAAACCATGAACGGTGACGGCAAACTGCAGACAAAAAATATTGTCGTGGCAGGATTTGAGCCGCTGAACAAATTAGCGGCAGCATTAGGAGGAATGGATAAATTCAAAAAAGCAGAGTTCTCTAATCTTGATATTACGTATCATATTAAAGACGGAAAACTTTCTACCGATGAATTTCCGTTCAAGAGCGGAAGCGTTGCAGGAAATATTTTCGGTTCCACCGCGCTTGACCAGACCATTGATTACACTATGAAAATGGAAATTCCTACTGCGGATATGCCTGCGGGAGCGAAAGCGTTTGTTACAAAAGAACTTTCATCGCTGAGCGCTCTTGGAGCAAATGCAAAACTTCCGGAGAAAGTAAAAATGAATGCGCTCTTCGGAGGGACTGCCACAAACCCCACGGTGAAAACAAGCATGAAAGATATGGGAGGCAATGCGAAAGAACAAGTGAAAGAAGTTGTTCAGCAGAAAGTGGAGCAGGTGAAACAGGACGTGAGCAAGAACATTGAAGCGCAGAAGAAAAAAATTCTTGACGATGCAAACGCGCAGGCGCAGAAAATCCGCGATGATGCAAAAAAATCTGCCGATGACGTGCGCACAAACGGAAATGCTCAGGCAGCCCAACTCGATAACAAAGGCGCGAATTTCATAGAGAAAGCCGCCAACAAAAAACTTGCTGAGAAAACAAGAAAAGAAACCGAAGACAAAGCAAAAAACATCGAAGCCGAAGGAAATAAAAAAGCAGATGACCTTGTGAAGAATGCGCTGGAACAAGCGGATAAGATTAAGTAAGAAGTTAGATTTTAGAAGTCAGAAGTTATGAATGCGAAAAAAAATAACATCCGATGGATTTTACTTCTCACTTTTCACTTCTTACTTCTTACTTCTTTAATAGCTCAGAAAAACAAGCCGCAAGAACCCGACCCTGCCGAAGAGTGTAGCGGAACTGATGATGCAAAAGCGCTTTACCTAAAATCGCGCGACAAGAAAAAGTATGAATACGATGAGCGCATAAAATTTCTGGAAGAAGCAGTTGCGGAAGACCCCAGTTATGCTCCCGCGAATTATGAACTGGGCATGCACTGGCAAAGGCGCGCAGATGAAAACGATGCTGCCTGCGAAAAGTGCGAGCCGTATTTCCGCGCGGTGATTAAAAACTGCCCGCAGTATCATTCCAATCCTTACTTCTTTCTTGGCTATGGGTTTTATCAGAAAGGGAATTATGATTCCGCTATGAAGTATACAAAACTCTTTCTCGATTTCAAAGAAGATAATCTGAAGAAGTACGACAAACTCCGCTACGAACGGTTTCTGGTGGATGCAAAAAACATTATGAAGTTTTCAAAGTTCAACAAAGAAATGTACGGCAACCCGGTTGCGTATGACCCGAAAATTCTGGAAGGCGTGAGCACGGTGAAAGATGAATACCTTCCTTTTATTTCGCCCGATAATCAGATTGCTTTTTTCACGCGCAGAATGAAAGTTCAGCCCATTGGAATTGCCTGGGATGTGAGCACCGAGAAAGAATTCTTCTGCTCCAGCGAGCGGGGCGCTGATGGAAAATTTCCCGAAGGCGAGCCCATGCCCACCCCGCCTTTCAACCTGCACTTCAACGAAGGAGGGGCATCCATCACCATTGACAACAAGCATATTTATTTTACGGTGGTGGAGCAGGACGGCAACTACGATATTTACACTTCTGATTTTGTGAAAGGCGAATGGCAGCAGGCAAAAAGTTTGGGCAATGTGATTAACAGTCCCGATTACTGGGATTCGCAGCCCTCCATTTCTGCCGATGGAAAAACACTTTACTTCGCCAGCACGCGCCCGGGCGGTTATGGCGGAGTTGACCTCTGGAAATCGGTGAAGGACTCTGCCGGCAACTGGACCAAGCCCGTTAATCTGGGTTCAAACATTAACACCGAAGGCGATGAAAAATCTCCCTTCCTGCACTGGGACAGCAAAACACTTTACTTCTCTTCGGGCGATAACGAACAGGCGCAAACTTCGCATCTCACATTAGGCGGCTTCGATATATTTTATTCGAAGATGGACAGCACGGGCAGATGGGCAAAGCCGAAAAACATTGGCTACCCCATTAACACGCAGGCGAACGATGTGGGATTTTTTGTGAGCAGCGATGGCAAATACGGTTTCTTCGCATCGAACGATAACCAGAAAACAAAAGGACGAAGCGTGGGCGGATACGATATATATTATTTTGAACTTCCGCAGCACGTGCGCCCCGAAGAAGTTGCGATTGTGAAAGGAAAAGTGGTGAACCCCGATGGAAAATCAGTGGCGGGCGCGCAGGTGGAAATGAAAGATGCCGTCACAAAAAAAATTACGAAGGCGCTGGTGGATTCGGCAACGGGCGAATATGCCATTGCAGCAAACGTGCAGAAGAATGCCAATGGCGAACGCAATGACATGCTCGTTGAAGTGAAGAAAGACGGATTTGCTTTCAGTTCGCAGTTGCTTTCCATGAATGATTCCGCAACAAAAAAAATTCTTGCTCCTTCCAATCCCGTAGAAGTATCAGCATCCCCCCTTCGGGGGGCGGGGGGGCAGGTGGAACTGAAAACCGATTCGGTGAAAGAAGGAAGCGCCTTCACCCTCAACAATATTTATTTCGGGCCCAACCGTGCCGATTTGAAAGAGGAATCAAAATTTGTTCTCGATGAATTTGCGCAGTACCTGAAAGAAAACCCGAACATTAAAATTGATATTTACGGGCATACCGATAACATAGGCGGTGCGCAGGATAATCAGAACCTTTCGGCAGACCGCGCTTTCACCGTGTTTGAATATTTGCGCAACGTTGCGGACGTTTCCAAAGAGCAAATCAGAGAGCACAGGGGCTATGGAGCAACCCAACCCCTTGCCGATAACAACACCGAAGAAGGCAGAGCCAGAAACCGCAGAACAGAGTTTATGATTGTGGCGAAGTGATAAAGCCCCAAGCCCTGGGTAACTTACCTAC
Proteins encoded:
- a CDS encoding thymidylate synthase encodes the protein MKQYHGLMHYVLAHGTKKSDRTGTGTISIFGYQMRFDLNEGFPLLTTKKVHTKSIIHELLWFLKGDTNIKYLKDNGVGIWDEWADANGNLGPVYGSQWRNWPTPDGKHIDQIKNVIEQIKKNPDSRRLIVSAWNVADIDKMKLPPCHTFFQFYVLDGKLSCQLYQRSADIFLGVPFNIASYALLTMMVAQVCDLKLGEFIHTFGDAHIYSNHMEQVNLQLSRDFRPLPQMKINPAVKDIFGFKYWDFTIENYNPHPHIKGAVAV
- a CDS encoding AsmA family protein yields the protein MKILKKILKWLGIVLLLLIIFIIVAPFIFKDKIIAIAKEEANKQLNAKVDFGNFDLTLFKSFPYFSLSIENVSVANIGEFAGDTLMSVKNLSATVDLMSVIKGEQYKIRGVLLDNPRIHAIVLSNGKANWDITKPSAPSTPTAPSEPTKFKMSLKKLEIKNAHIVYDDASMGMYSALENFNYTMSGDFTQDNFTMENNLSIDQSTVKYAGIPYLNKVKIFMIADVNADMPNFKFTFNQDKISLNELTLGIDGFFAMPGKDMNMDLKFKAYQTEFKNILSLVPAVYTKDFSTVKTSGKFSLDAFAKGIYGEKKMPAFGAQLKIDDAMFQYPSLPKAVKDIAIDVAVNNSDGVPDHTVTDIKKFHMEMADNPVDIVMHIETPVSDPNIAGTIMGKINLATVKDVVPMEGSDLNGNVTADVKLKGKMSSIQKQKYDEFQMEGQIIMMDMHYKSKDFPQGMNIKSMTLNFSPQFVELRGFDSKIGKSDIQANGMVENILQYVLQDSLLQGTFSMKSSLLDLNEFMQPSSAPTASATPDTSHLSVIEVPKNIDFILKSSFGKIIYDKIEITNAEGSILVNKGEVKMNNLKMNLMKGSMVMNGIYGTQNPKLPKVNFDLNISDFDIPMTFHYFNTVQKLAPVAKYTTGKFSTQLKYTSNLDAHMMPDMKTMNGDGKLQTKNIVVAGFEPLNKLAAALGGMDKFKKAEFSNLDITYHIKDGKLSTDEFPFKSGSVAGNIFGSTALDQTIDYTMKMEIPTADMPAGAKAFVTKELSSLSALGANAKLPEKVKMNALFGGTATNPTVKTSMKDMGGNAKEQVKEVVQQKVEQVKQDVSKNIEAQKKKILDDANAQAQKIRDDAKKSADDVRTNGNAQAAQLDNKGANFIEKAANKKLAEKTRKETEDKAKNIEAEGNKKADDLVKNALEQADKIK
- a CDS encoding Lrp/AsnC family transcriptional regulator: MIKLDSIDLKILKTLQEDGRIANIDLSNKINLSPAPTLERVKKLERAGIIKGYRAELDTYQLGFGTETFMLVSLAFNQQNAIDNFTQGIGKISEVVECYQVTGASDFILRILVKDINAYEVLVREKLSLIKEITNMQTMVIMSIIKKTRVFIDDKK
- a CDS encoding dihydrofolate reductase → MIISLIVAVAENGVIGKNNALPWHLPTDMKYFRDVTMGHCVIMGRKNYDSIPLKYRPLEGRTNIIVTRQKDFKAEGCIVVNSIEEGLNEARKKNESEVFIIGGAEIFNQALDIADKIYYTRIYNSFEGDVYFPGLDETKWKLVSKKDVNADEKNKFSFSFCIYEKANS
- a CDS encoding MGMT family protein: MVALKAKKIFNNDFFSLVYDICREIPRGKVTSYGAIANYLGSAKSARMVGWAMNAAGSQKKFVPAHRVVNRNGELTGKIHFGHPKLMQKLLEKEGIKVKNDTVVNFKKHFWDPAENLNL
- a CDS encoding FMN-binding glutamate synthase family protein; the protein is MKTFINWAIGILIVSAVATYFWHPFVWSLIFTVPFIVVGIMDITQTSHTLKRNYPVIGRMRWWAEWMRPKIYQYFIESDTDGTPFNRLSRNVIYQRAKKVNDTTPFGTQLNVYEVGYEWLNHSIIPLDGHKADMDPRVIVGGPDCKQPYSASILNVSAMSFGSLSKNAIMALNGGAKLGNFAHNTGEGGLSPYHLQPGGDIIWQIGTGYFGCRNRDGGFNPEKFAERAANPSVKMIEIKLSQGAKPGHGGILPAAKVTKEIAEIRHVEMGKDVISPPFHTAFKTPIEMMHFIKQLRELSGGKPIGFKLCVGRKSQFIAICKAMVKTNIFPDFITVDGGEGGTGAAPLEFSNYVGMPLRDALAFVHDALNGFALKRHIRIIASGKVSSGFDIVKNLSLGADMCNCARAMMLALGCIQALECNHNTCPTGVATQDPNLMKGLDVNDKKVRVKNFHNETVKSAVELMSASGIDHPKHLHRSFIYRRISASQIQTYAEMYPNMLRGALLEAPFPQGWELDMMHSSEDTFTSNIAYA
- a CDS encoding T9SS type A sorting domain-containing protein — translated: MKNRLHSFAMRTILVTALFASFLSAHSQARLSDGQVVRKCGTMENLERLKALDPELEVRMSEIEKQTRDLISSSSIMKGNDPITNGTIYKIPVVVHIVYNTSSQNITDAQVQSQITVLNEDYRRLNADKSNTPSAFSSVAADAEIEFCLATVSPSGGATTGIIRKSTSSTSFIDDDKVKYSSSGGDDAWPASSYLNLWVCNLGGGLLGYAQFPGGASATDGVVINYQYFGRGGSAGAPYDLGRTATHEVGHWFNLHHIWGDANCGDDLVSDTPTQQTSNYGCPGFPHTTCSNGSNGDMFMNYMDYTDDGCMNMFSLGQKSRMRALFGTSGARVSILSSGGCGGSSTPAYCSANGNSVAYEYINNVTLNTINNTTGATSGGYANYTSTSTSLAKSSAYTISLKPGFVSSSYTEYFKVYIDYNNNMDFSDAGEDVYTSSGSSSTVSGSFTIPSAAITGTVRMRVMMSDSPISSSCGSYNYGEVEDYSINITTGSSSSCGLPSALSATSITSSSATLNWGSVSGASSYNVKYKPTSSSTWTNTTSTSTSKSVSGLSASTQYEFQVQAVCSVTGSFSASSYFTTSGSSTSTSNTVQVGTGTGTVYANPYGTYYMDERVQYILTQSELAAAGFTSSNSYIKSLAFYATSSSGQIMNGFTIRVRHTTATSFGSSSFLSSSNMTTVYSGNPVVTASAWNTYNFSTAFQYNGTDNLLVEICWSNSSYTSNSYVQYTATSSYRTLYYRADAGSAGVCGNTTGTQSYNRPNIKMVFSSTAAKSSGSRMMEDFSAPEYFITNLAVYPNPASSDVSLTFSVEAGVDMKISVMDMLGRMVMDKKYSAAEGANTISMDVSSFNEGIYILTINDDKNSEKRRLIISR